One window from the genome of Pseudoalteromonas sp. '520P1 No. 423' encodes:
- the fhuF gene encoding siderophore-iron reductase FhuF, with protein sequence MLNCLSSIFTGDLKSLATPVMSNVENHHCDMNLNELLDKLPVMIEKYKEQHYKNTCISVDEVALVSAWSLDYLWKILPSIIVASCVLKRSLPLSIENIKIHISPLGTIENIMLTDEGIAIPHSSTQLRFSPLIEDHLTPIFKSLNYQFNVPEKILWGNAVRYIKNIFNTLIERLPLIEDINLDQQTLLTTKRFEDGSYNPLYFKTRYIKTDNVQHMAHSQCCLYYKLPDNDYCALCPRKNFK encoded by the coding sequence ATGCTAAATTGCCTCAGTTCTATATTCACAGGAGACTTGAAATCTCTAGCCACTCCTGTGATGAGTAATGTTGAAAATCACCACTGTGATATGAATTTAAATGAGCTCTTAGATAAATTACCTGTAATGATTGAAAAATATAAAGAACAACATTACAAAAACACCTGTATTTCAGTAGATGAAGTCGCACTAGTCTCTGCTTGGAGTTTAGATTATTTGTGGAAGATATTACCTTCAATTATCGTGGCATCATGTGTTTTAAAAAGATCTCTGCCTTTAAGTATTGAGAATATTAAAATACATATTAGCCCTTTAGGTACTATTGAAAATATCATGTTAACTGATGAAGGGATTGCAATTCCTCATAGTTCTACTCAACTGCGCTTTTCTCCATTAATTGAAGATCACTTAACGCCAATTTTCAAATCGTTAAATTATCAATTTAATGTCCCTGAAAAAATATTATGGGGCAACGCAGTGAGATACATAAAAAACATATTTAATACCTTAATTGAGCGCTTACCCTTAATAGAAGATATTAATTTAGATCAACAAACCTTATTAACAACAAAAAGGTTTGAAGACGGTAGTTATAACCCGCTTTATTTTAAAACTAGATATATAAAAACTGATAATGTTCAACATATGGCCCATAGTCAATGCTGTTTGTATTACAAATTACCAGATAATGACTATTGCGCCTTATGCCCTAGAAAAAACTTTAAATAA
- a CDS encoding cyclic peptide export ABC transporter gives MLKFLIQRSRNLLVMAIMAGIVSGACSVLLLTQINGAISASSQQELQSFILPFTALAVLGFLARAMSQTLFEQLSQNAHANMRHFISNKILSTSFEKLEKIGGAKIQSALSDHSTNVAQFFVSVPVIITNAVVVIGCLTYMAYLSFTIFIVALCTFLLGGLGYHLAHLKAIKYLNNSAHEQDKLYGYFRSLIDGAKELKLNRKKRQHFEAQLLGGSIESVRKQRATGMSIFVISSSWGNFLIYAFIGLVLFFLAGESTDRLVTITGFSLVILYMVTPLEVLLINLPRANLAKVSAMRIDEITSEINQEVTSVESSHDKTSFKQIKLNRVTHSYYQEVKDDIFTLGPIDLEFNPGEVNILVGGNGSGKTSLAKLLSGLYRPESGKIYLDGNVVSEAEQDNYRQLFTAVFSDFHLFESLLECDETSSEEREAHGNSLIKKLHLNHKVKIQNGAFSTQSLSQGQRKRLALVITYLEERPFVIFDEWAADQDPVFKDIFYKELLPELKNRGKCVFVISHDDKYFDCADKLLYMESGQIIKVENNQQDKFIQSA, from the coding sequence GTGCTTAAATTTTTAATACAGAGATCTCGTAATTTACTCGTAATGGCAATCATGGCGGGCATTGTATCGGGGGCTTGTAGTGTGTTGTTATTAACTCAAATAAATGGCGCGATAAGCGCTTCATCTCAACAAGAACTTCAATCTTTTATTTTACCTTTTACGGCACTTGCTGTTTTGGGTTTTCTTGCAAGGGCGATGTCTCAAACTTTATTTGAGCAATTAAGCCAAAATGCACATGCCAATATGAGACACTTTATTAGTAATAAAATTCTCAGTACATCATTTGAAAAATTAGAAAAAATTGGTGGGGCAAAAATCCAATCTGCACTGTCAGATCACAGTACAAATGTTGCTCAATTTTTTGTAAGTGTACCAGTTATCATAACTAATGCTGTTGTTGTAATTGGCTGCTTAACTTATATGGCATATTTATCTTTTACTATTTTTATCGTAGCTTTATGTACATTTTTATTAGGCGGATTGGGATATCATTTAGCACATCTAAAAGCGATTAAATATTTAAATAACTCAGCTCATGAACAAGATAAATTATATGGTTACTTTCGTTCCTTAATTGATGGGGCTAAAGAGCTTAAGCTTAATAGAAAAAAACGTCAGCACTTTGAAGCGCAATTGTTAGGTGGATCTATAGAATCTGTAAGAAAGCAACGTGCAACAGGTATGTCTATTTTTGTGATTTCATCTAGTTGGGGTAACTTTTTAATTTATGCTTTTATAGGGCTTGTTTTATTTTTTCTTGCTGGAGAATCAACGGATAGATTGGTAACGATAACAGGTTTTTCTCTTGTTATTTTGTATATGGTTACACCACTTGAAGTCTTATTAATTAACTTGCCTAGAGCTAATTTAGCTAAAGTTTCCGCTATGAGAATAGATGAAATAACGAGTGAAATTAATCAAGAAGTAACTTCCGTTGAAAGTAGTCATGATAAGACTAGTTTTAAACAAATCAAATTGAACCGCGTTACCCATTCATACTATCAAGAAGTGAAAGATGATATTTTTACTTTGGGGCCTATAGATTTAGAGTTTAATCCTGGTGAGGTGAATATTTTGGTTGGAGGTAATGGCAGTGGAAAAACCTCGCTTGCCAAGTTACTTTCAGGTTTATATCGCCCAGAATCTGGTAAAATATATCTAGATGGTAATGTTGTTTCTGAAGCTGAACAAGATAATTATCGTCAACTATTTACTGCAGTTTTTTCTGACTTTCATTTATTTGAAAGCTTACTTGAATGTGATGAAACTAGCTCTGAAGAAAGAGAAGCACATGGTAATAGCCTAATTAAAAAGTTACATCTAAATCATAAGGTAAAAATTCAAAATGGTGCTTTTAGTACGCAATCTCTTTCTCAAGGACAACGTAAAAGACTAGCTTTAGTTATTACTTACTTAGAAGAAAGACCGTTCGTGATTTTTGATGAGTGGGCTGCAGATCAAGATCCTGTATTCAAAGATATTTTTTATAAAGAGTTATTACCAGAACTCAAAAACAGAGGTAAATGTGTTTTTGTTATTAGTCATGATGATAAATATTTCGATTGTGCAGATAAGTTGCTCTATATGGAAAGTGGGCAAATAATTAAAGTCGAAAATAATCAACAAGATAAGTTTATTCAATCCGCTTAA
- a CDS encoding PAS domain-containing sensor histidine kinase, giving the protein MTLSARLLSLFFIALLIQACIYVSFSYLGFPLILAVFIGLITSFSLVFVGIQSLLKPSRDLISALTSGVLSFQDNDFSVQIHNEFKGELGQLVNAYNALAKTMKKERMSLFQRELLLDTIMQSTPVSIVLTNENEQVVYSNLVAQKLFNVKGKLEGLTFTNIVNHLDDELKSSCLNKQSGLITLNKDDKKQTYYLSCQHFQMNMRQHTLYLFKDLTTEISRQEINLWKNAIRLISHELNNSLAPIASLTSSALKILDKPAHFEMLPDILTTINRRADNLKVFLEQYAQFARLPEPTKTRQNLKILLTSVQRIYDFNLLGELPKVDGYFDATQIEQVFINLLKNAHESGCELSEIALKVVFENNRLVFALVDRGKGMQASQLQQALLPFFSTKEKGTGLGLSLCNEVISAHDGQLKLANREQGGLLVKFDVPAWDKSKQT; this is encoded by the coding sequence ATGACGCTTTCCGCGCGATTACTGAGTTTATTTTTTATTGCGTTATTAATACAAGCTTGCATTTATGTAAGCTTTTCCTACTTAGGCTTCCCCTTAATATTAGCGGTATTTATAGGATTGATAACTAGCTTTAGTTTGGTGTTTGTAGGCATTCAAAGCTTATTAAAACCAAGCCGAGATTTGATAAGCGCACTAACATCCGGGGTTTTAAGTTTTCAAGATAATGATTTTAGTGTGCAAATTCATAATGAGTTTAAAGGCGAATTAGGGCAATTAGTTAATGCCTATAACGCCTTAGCAAAAACCATGAAAAAAGAACGTATGAGCCTGTTTCAGCGTGAATTATTGCTCGATACTATAATGCAAAGTACACCTGTTTCAATCGTTTTAACCAATGAAAATGAACAGGTTGTTTATTCAAATTTAGTGGCGCAAAAGCTATTTAATGTAAAAGGAAAGTTAGAAGGGCTAACCTTTACAAACATTGTGAACCATCTTGATGATGAACTTAAAAGCAGTTGTTTAAACAAACAGTCAGGATTAATTACCTTAAATAAAGATGATAAAAAGCAGACCTATTATTTGTCTTGTCAACATTTTCAAATGAATATGCGTCAACATACTTTATATTTATTTAAAGATTTAACCACTGAGATTTCACGACAAGAAATTAACCTGTGGAAGAATGCAATTAGATTAATTTCTCACGAACTAAACAATTCATTAGCCCCAATTGCATCACTCACCTCATCAGCACTAAAAATACTCGATAAACCAGCCCACTTTGAGATGCTTCCTGATATATTAACAACCATTAACCGTCGCGCAGATAATTTAAAAGTATTTTTGGAACAATACGCCCAGTTTGCTCGCTTACCAGAGCCAACTAAAACAAGACAAAACCTCAAAATACTGCTCACTTCAGTGCAGCGTATTTATGATTTTAATTTATTAGGCGAATTGCCCAAAGTAGATGGTTATTTTGATGCAACTCAGATTGAACAAGTATTTATCAATTTATTAAAAAATGCGCATGAATCAGGTTGCGAGTTAAGCGAAATTGCACTTAAAGTCGTATTTGAAAATAACCGTTTAGTCTTTGCGTTAGTTGATAGAGGTAAAGGTATGCAAGCCTCACAACTTCAACAAGCTTTATTGCCTTTTTTTAGTACCAAAGAAAAAGGCACAGGTTTAGGTTTAAGTTTATGTAATGAAGTAATATCTGCCCACGATGGCCAATTAAAATTGGCCAATCGTGAGCAAGGTGGATTACTCGTTAAATTTGATGTGCCAGCTTGGGATAAAAGTAAACAAACTTAA
- a CDS encoding sigma-54 dependent transcriptional regulator, with protein MNPKVLVIDDNPDVIKALRVLFILNDIECIGAESPAQGLKCLADQKIDLVIQDMNFSQDTISGDEGKVLFGQIREAFTDLPVILLTGWADLETAVQLVKEGAADYLSKPWNDDKILASVRNLIELSQLQQQDSRRRTRVQTRLQKLQLKYNLCSMAFAAESMLSLLEMATQVAAAPIPVLITGPNGAGKEKIAEVIQANSDLKNKPFIKVNVGALPADLLEAELFGAEQGAFTGAGKQRIGRFEAADGGTLFLDEIGNLSIEGQKKLLRVLQTGEFERLGSSKTQKVTVRVISATNENLTKAIKKGHFREDLYYRLNVIELDLPPLNQRKEDINALISLFMDEGKTLSKSAESLIQNYDWPGNVRELQNAIARACLLCGDNEIQPEHLGIKQTKSTRNEAVEYTKSDIEKALEQHQGVVSQAAKSLGLSRQAFYRRMEKFAIELNKK; from the coding sequence ATGAACCCAAAAGTCTTAGTGATAGACGACAACCCAGATGTAATAAAAGCACTTAGAGTGCTTTTTATTTTAAACGATATTGAATGTATAGGTGCCGAATCCCCCGCTCAAGGGCTAAAGTGTTTAGCAGATCAAAAAATTGACTTAGTTATTCAAGATATGAACTTTAGCCAAGACACCATTTCAGGTGATGAAGGCAAAGTTTTATTTGGTCAAATACGCGAAGCATTTACTGATTTACCTGTTATTTTATTAACCGGTTGGGCAGATCTCGAAACAGCAGTGCAATTAGTAAAAGAAGGCGCAGCAGATTATTTGTCTAAACCTTGGAATGACGATAAAATTTTAGCCTCAGTACGAAATCTTATAGAGCTATCTCAGCTACAACAACAAGACTCTCGCCGTCGCACTCGTGTGCAAACCCGCTTACAAAAGCTACAACTGAAATATAACTTATGTAGTATGGCTTTTGCTGCTGAATCTATGTTGAGTTTATTGGAAATGGCAACGCAAGTCGCAGCTGCCCCTATCCCCGTTTTAATAACAGGCCCTAACGGTGCAGGTAAAGAAAAAATAGCAGAAGTCATTCAAGCGAATAGTGATTTAAAAAACAAACCTTTCATAAAAGTAAACGTAGGTGCCCTGCCCGCAGATTTATTAGAAGCTGAATTATTTGGTGCCGAGCAAGGTGCGTTTACAGGTGCAGGAAAACAGCGCATTGGCCGTTTTGAAGCAGCTGATGGCGGTACTTTATTTTTAGATGAAATAGGTAATTTATCTATTGAGGGTCAAAAAAAGCTATTACGCGTTTTACAAACTGGTGAATTTGAACGTTTAGGCAGTTCAAAAACCCAAAAAGTTACCGTTAGAGTGATCAGTGCAACCAACGAAAACCTCACAAAAGCCATTAAAAAAGGTCATTTTAGAGAAGATTTATATTACAGACTCAATGTGATTGAACTTGATTTACCCCCGCTAAACCAACGTAAAGAAGATATTAACGCGCTGATATCATTATTTATGGATGAAGGTAAGACCTTATCAAAAAGCGCTGAATCGTTAATACAAAACTATGATTGGCCAGGCAATGTAAGAGAGTTACAAAATGCCATTGCACGAGCATGTTTATTATGTGGCGATAATGAAATTCAGCCCGAACATTTAGGCATAAAACAGACTAAAAGTACTCGAAATGAAGCTGTCGAATATACAAAATCTGATATTGAAAAAGCATTAGAGCAACATCAAGGGGTTGTATCACAAGCTGCTAAAAGTTTAGGTTTAAGTCGCCAAGCCTTTTATCGCAGAATGGAAAAATTCGCCATTGAGCTAAATAAAAAATGA
- a CDS encoding ABC transporter permease — MEILHILKILKRSKAIALLIILQIAITLAIVSNSVFITANVLDNWLIEANLDEHEIINIWTTVYDENLDKRQLLEDDLKRLTSIDGVNLATPTIENVLERRRYYNQVYNSVDENAAAHELGLFDTNLDGPAVLGIEMISGRTLEPLDLIQGHYLDVQQTAPNVLVSEDMAESLFPDGNALGSTFYITSERVPAKIVGIYKNIMLGEMAVYGQVEYHSVIRPQVKYGQNALFNYMVRINPNMGEEILQKIEDVLYEQPGRYVQGVEFAARAKKRLWDGRSSFAFTMLGISFIGLCITAMGIVGLVTFSVSLRKKEIGTKRALGATKSQVIRYFLIENSILAFMGMALGIILSLYLNLLLIDRFNISGLIQFDYCVYIACFIWSICLMAVYFPARKAANIAPAIITRGLA, encoded by the coding sequence ATGGAAATTTTACATATATTAAAAATATTAAAGCGCTCTAAAGCCATCGCATTATTAATCATTTTACAAATTGCGATCACTTTAGCCATCGTGAGTAACTCAGTATTTATTACTGCTAACGTTCTAGATAACTGGTTAATTGAAGCTAATTTAGATGAACACGAAATCATCAATATTTGGACCACTGTATATGATGAAAACTTGGATAAACGCCAATTGTTAGAGGATGACCTAAAACGATTAACAAGTATAGACGGCGTAAATTTGGCGACACCAACAATAGAAAACGTACTTGAAAGAAGAAGATACTACAATCAAGTTTATAACTCTGTTGATGAAAATGCGGCGGCACATGAACTTGGGTTATTTGACACCAACTTAGATGGTCCAGCAGTCTTAGGCATAGAAATGATTTCAGGCAGAACGCTTGAGCCTCTAGATTTAATACAAGGCCATTATCTCGACGTACAACAAACGGCACCCAACGTACTTGTTAGTGAAGATATGGCTGAAAGCTTATTTCCTGACGGCAATGCTTTAGGCAGTACTTTTTATATAACCAGTGAAAGAGTGCCAGCAAAAATAGTCGGTATTTATAAAAATATCATGTTAGGAGAAATGGCTGTTTATGGGCAAGTTGAATACCACAGCGTTATTCGACCACAAGTGAAATATGGTCAAAATGCTCTATTCAATTATATGGTGCGTATCAATCCAAATATGGGTGAGGAAATTTTACAAAAGATTGAGGATGTTTTATATGAGCAACCAGGCAGATATGTGCAAGGGGTTGAATTTGCAGCGCGTGCTAAAAAACGCTTGTGGGATGGCCGTAGTAGCTTTGCCTTTACTATGTTGGGGATCAGTTTCATTGGCTTATGTATTACAGCCATGGGCATTGTTGGTTTGGTAACTTTTTCTGTATCATTACGAAAAAAAGAAATTGGTACTAAACGCGCTTTAGGTGCAACTAAAAGCCAAGTAATTAGATATTTCTTAATTGAAAATAGTATTTTAGCCTTTATGGGCATGGCCTTAGGCATTATTTTATCACTCTACCTAAACCTACTTTTAATTGACCGATTTAATATTAGTGGTTTAATACAGTTTGATTATTGCGTTTATATTGCCTGTTTTATTTGGTCAATATGTTTAATGGCTGTTTATTTTCCTGCAAGAAAAGCCGCGAATATCGCACCTGCAATTATCACACGTGGTTTAGCGTAA
- a CDS encoding ABC transporter permease — MSELLKQVLHSLKHKKNLNALMVITIAIGIALMTTMMTISLQQQKVPLPHKSENVQLIMLDNRAADALEQEASRMPRTTYKDIENIFNARLAVNSLVRIWETQFIAEPENLTARPMNLSASATNYQLFNLMEMPFIYGEPWSKEAESSSQAVIVIDKTVNDELFGGVNSVGKRLLVNKKPLTVVGVMDISVHNRRFQNRYFSTRDNDQAFIPYTFALDNNFRRRGQVFCPESQRALSSTFRTQNVAGLKTSECGFENLWVEFSNAEQSDAFFSWLTAYSQKQKEVGRFFQEKIVYGQTINQLMTVYGNDTWIKTLAMMSYLLFAVCIINTSGIMLAKFQSKSKLVSLYRALGATKAYIVKIHLIEVLFISLIGILVGLLLSKFGLEIMFHIRRYQSDYLSDPVQLRAIYSIDWLLIAKTATITVFSVIIAGLYPIWRISNLAPASQLRGT, encoded by the coding sequence ATGAGTGAGTTACTAAAACAAGTTCTACATAGTTTAAAACATAAAAAAAATCTGAACGCCCTGATGGTGATTACTATTGCAATTGGCATTGCCTTAATGACCACTATGATGACGATTTCACTTCAACAGCAAAAAGTACCGTTACCGCATAAAAGTGAAAATGTGCAATTGATTATGTTAGATAACCGTGCTGCTGATGCGTTAGAGCAAGAAGCGTCTCGTATGCCAAGAACAACTTACAAAGATATCGAAAACATTTTTAATGCTCGATTAGCTGTTAACAGCCTAGTCAGAATATGGGAAACACAATTTATTGCTGAACCAGAAAATTTAACAGCAAGACCAATGAATTTATCTGCTAGTGCAACAAACTATCAACTTTTCAATCTTATGGAAATGCCATTTATTTATGGAGAACCTTGGAGTAAAGAAGCTGAATCAAGTTCACAAGCTGTCATTGTAATAGACAAAACGGTTAATGATGAACTCTTTGGTGGAGTAAACTCTGTTGGTAAACGTCTGTTAGTAAATAAAAAACCACTGACTGTAGTTGGTGTGATGGATATATCTGTTCATAACAGACGATTTCAAAATAGATATTTTAGCACCAGAGATAATGATCAAGCCTTTATTCCATATACTTTTGCATTAGATAATAATTTTAGGCGACGTGGCCAAGTTTTTTGTCCCGAATCACAAAGAGCCTTAAGCAGTACCTTTAGAACGCAAAATGTGGCTGGATTAAAAACATCTGAATGTGGCTTTGAAAATCTATGGGTTGAATTTTCTAACGCTGAACAGTCAGATGCTTTTTTTTCTTGGCTCACAGCTTATAGTCAAAAACAAAAAGAAGTAGGACGCTTTTTCCAAGAAAAAATCGTTTATGGTCAAACTATTAATCAGCTTATGACTGTGTATGGAAATGATACATGGATAAAAACTTTAGCCATGATGTCTTACCTATTATTTGCAGTATGTATTATTAATACTTCAGGAATTATGTTGGCAAAGTTTCAATCAAAGTCAAAATTAGTCAGCTTATACCGCGCCCTAGGTGCAACAAAAGCTTATATCGTAAAAATACATTTAATCGAAGTATTGTTTATTTCTCTCATAGGTATTTTAGTTGGTTTGTTACTTTCAAAATTTGGTTTAGAAATTATGTTCCATATTAGAAGATATCAATCTGATTATTTATCAGATCCTGTTCAGTTACGTGCAATTTATTCCATTGATTGGCTACTTATAGCTAAAACAGCAACTATCACAGTTTTCAGCGTCATTATCGCTGGTCTTTATCCAATATGGCGCATTAGTAATCTTGCTCCAGCTAGTCAATTACGAGGCACATAA
- a CDS encoding ABC transporter ATP-binding protein — MLSMKNVSKIYRTDLIETHALSDVNLEVAEGDFVSVTGPSGSGKTTFLNLAGMLETFEQGDYFLDGVNVKGLNDNQLSRLRNEKIGFIFQGFNLISDLSLYDNVEVPLIFRGLNRSERKKRIEESLEIVGLASRMHHLPNQLSGGQQQRVAIARALAGKPRFLLADEPTGNLDSLMARQVMDLLQDINKKGTTIIMVTHDPELARRANRNIQILDGQVSDIQQSQLTDMAV; from the coding sequence ATGTTATCAATGAAAAATGTCAGCAAAATTTATCGTACCGACTTAATTGAAACCCACGCATTAAGCGATGTTAATTTAGAAGTTGCAGAAGGTGATTTTGTATCCGTTACAGGGCCTTCAGGTTCAGGTAAAACAACTTTTTTAAACCTAGCGGGTATGCTTGAAACCTTCGAACAAGGTGACTACTTTTTAGATGGTGTAAACGTTAAAGGCCTTAACGACAATCAACTATCACGTTTAAGAAATGAAAAGATTGGTTTTATTTTTCAGGGGTTTAATCTTATTTCAGATTTAAGTTTATACGACAATGTTGAAGTCCCTTTAATTTTTCGTGGTTTAAATAGAAGCGAGCGTAAAAAACGTATTGAGGAATCTCTAGAAATTGTAGGCCTAGCATCTCGTATGCATCACTTACCTAATCAACTCAGTGGTGGTCAACAACAAAGGGTTGCGATTGCTCGCGCTTTAGCAGGTAAACCACGCTTTTTGTTAGCCGATGAACCCACAGGAAATTTAGATTCTTTAATGGCACGCCAAGTCATGGATTTATTGCAAGATATCAATAAAAAAGGCACTACGATTATCATGGTAACCCATGATCCTGAACTTGCTAGGCGTGCTAATCGTAACATTCAAATTCTTGATGGCCAAGTAAGTGATATTCAGCAATCTCAATTAACAGATATGGCTGTTTAG
- a CDS encoding efflux RND transporter periplasmic adaptor subunit: MIKDTSQQDRVVQPKNNKFLGFNRTSLIALTCATAIALIGWISYPAMASLLSADLTVSKQQVRLATVERGLFIEDIRVEGRTIAAVNPTLYSMDEGTVFLHVKPGDTVEADQLLAVIDSPQLKSEYAQEQARLDELSIQVERQKIQTRSDLLNNQQTMEIAAVDLAAAQSEMARSKASIEKSLISQLEYDEVVVRLKRATLTNNHAIESLKLQKEQLEFELKALELQLQRQSHISEELERKVAALEIRSPLNGIVGNVNIQQKQAVLRNTPLLSLVDLSAFEIEAQIPESYADELGLGFDANITLNGQSYAGKLTAISPEVNNGQVSGRVRLIEQIPGMRQNQRVSAQIIIEKKDNVLTLQRGAFVESGAGLKAYVVKNNLAKKVKITLGARSTGKVEITSGLQPGDTVVISNITPFNDQSQVLITQ, encoded by the coding sequence ATGATTAAAGATACTTCACAACAAGACCGTGTAGTACAACCTAAAAATAATAAATTTTTAGGTTTTAATCGTACAAGTTTAATTGCCCTGACATGTGCAACTGCAATAGCTTTAATTGGTTGGATAAGCTATCCAGCGATGGCATCATTGTTAAGTGCAGATCTCACAGTATCAAAACAACAAGTTCGTTTAGCAACCGTTGAGCGCGGTCTATTTATTGAAGATATTCGTGTTGAAGGCCGTACTATTGCCGCTGTTAACCCAACGCTCTACTCTATGGATGAAGGCACCGTATTTTTACATGTAAAACCAGGTGATACAGTTGAAGCAGATCAACTATTAGCTGTAATCGATAGTCCACAACTTAAAAGTGAATACGCACAAGAACAAGCCAGATTAGATGAGCTTTCGATTCAAGTTGAACGCCAAAAAATTCAAACCCGTAGTGATTTATTAAATAATCAACAAACTATGGAAATTGCAGCAGTAGATTTGGCTGCAGCACAAAGCGAAATGGCCCGCTCAAAAGCCAGCATAGAAAAGTCGCTTATTTCGCAATTAGAATATGACGAAGTTGTCGTAAGATTAAAGCGTGCAACGCTCACTAATAATCATGCTATCGAAAGTTTAAAGCTACAAAAAGAGCAATTAGAGTTTGAGCTAAAAGCATTAGAACTGCAATTACAGCGCCAAAGCCATATTAGTGAAGAGCTAGAGCGAAAAGTCGCTGCATTAGAAATTCGTTCACCATTAAACGGTATTGTTGGTAATGTTAATATCCAACAAAAACAAGCCGTATTACGTAATACACCACTATTATCACTTGTAGATTTATCCGCTTTTGAAATTGAAGCGCAAATTCCAGAAAGCTACGCCGATGAATTAGGGCTAGGATTTGATGCCAATATCACCCTTAATGGACAATCTTATGCTGGTAAGCTGACTGCAATTTCACCTGAAGTAAACAATGGTCAAGTCTCTGGACGCGTACGTTTAATTGAACAAATTCCAGGCATGCGTCAAAACCAACGCGTATCAGCACAAATCATTATAGAGAAAAAAGACAACGTTCTCACACTCCAAAGAGGTGCTTTTGTTGAATCGGGTGCAGGACTTAAAGCCTATGTTGTAAAAAACAATTTAGCAAAAAAAGTGAAAATAACACTGGGTGCACGCAGTACAGGAAAAGTTGAAATAACCTCAGGCTTACAGCCTGGTGACACCGTAGTTATTTCAAATATCACACCATTTAATGATCAAAGCCAAGTGCTAATAACCCAATAA
- a CDS encoding methyl-accepting chemotaxis protein, which produces MLFNINDNTNSLASQAEELSCVTKQINTGMSLQKQNINNIKGEVSDLSASAENVFKQTESSLTVAKQANTLTIEGLSHIEQNAKTIQSVVSSVANAQLTVKALQVSSSQICEVLDVIKQVPEQTNLLALNAAIEAARAGEQGRGFAVVADEVRTLAKRTQDSTANIETMIDKLHQGVESTVLEMTNCKYATEKGLEISNACNTTLTKIDVSVKQLMANCSDIAGVTLEQKQAVEVIEQSIFDVSNIAEETELGAKHVYSSIHQFINSSIHQFINSSIK; this is translated from the coding sequence GTGCTATTTAATATTAATGACAATACCAATTCATTGGCTTCACAAGCAGAAGAGTTATCTTGTGTCACCAAACAAATTAATACAGGTATGTCATTACAAAAACAAAATATAAATAATATCAAAGGTGAAGTGAGCGATTTATCTGCATCAGCAGAAAACGTATTTAAGCAAACTGAATCATCTTTAACAGTCGCAAAACAAGCAAATACGCTTACTATTGAGGGTCTGTCACATATAGAGCAAAACGCTAAAACAATTCAATCGGTTGTGTCCAGTGTGGCCAATGCACAGCTGACAGTAAAAGCACTGCAAGTATCTTCAAGCCAGATATGTGAAGTCCTTGATGTTATTAAACAAGTGCCTGAGCAGACAAATTTACTCGCACTCAATGCCGCTATTGAAGCAGCAAGAGCGGGAGAGCAAGGTCGTGGCTTTGCAGTGGTAGCAGATGAAGTCAGGACATTAGCTAAACGGACACAAGATTCCACAGCAAATATTGAAACCATGATAGATAAACTGCATCAAGGTGTTGAATCCACTGTATTGGAAATGACAAATTGTAAATACGCCACAGAGAAAGGTTTAGAAATCAGTAATGCTTGTAATACAACTTTAACTAAAATAGATGTTTCAGTTAAACAGCTCATGGCTAACTGCTCAGATATTGCCGGCGTTACACTAGAACAAAAGCAGGCAGTTGAAGTCATAGAACAAAGCATCTTTGATGTTTCTAATATCGCAGAAGAAACAGAGCTAGGCGCTAAACATGTTTATTCATCAATTCATCAATTCATCAATTCATCAATTCATCAATTCATCAATTCATCAATTAAATGA